In Sphingomonas sp., a single window of DNA contains:
- a CDS encoding Smr/MutS family protein — MSGRGRRDLAPEEAALWQKVIASVTPLHIRAAPKRLPPEPAPAPVPQPLARPARAPLAIPIGKLTPTRPARPAITLSTPMPDTHERRTLDASWDRRLSRGLVAPESSIDLHGHNLHAAYDRLDAGLAQAIAQGDRVLLLVTGKPPRPESERPHARGAIRAAVGDWLAASRHSDKIAAVRQAHPRHGGAGALYIVLRRPRTS; from the coding sequence ATGAGCGGGCGCGGGCGCCGCGATCTGGCGCCCGAGGAAGCGGCGCTGTGGCAAAAGGTGATCGCGAGCGTCACGCCGCTTCACATCCGCGCCGCGCCCAAGCGGCTGCCGCCCGAGCCTGCACCGGCGCCGGTGCCGCAACCCCTTGCGCGCCCGGCCCGCGCGCCGCTCGCCATACCGATCGGCAAGCTCACGCCGACAAGGCCCGCCCGACCGGCGATCACGCTCTCCACGCCGATGCCCGACACCCACGAGCGCCGCACCCTAGACGCGAGCTGGGACCGCCGTCTGTCGCGCGGGCTGGTGGCGCCGGAAAGTTCGATCGATCTGCACGGGCACAATCTCCATGCTGCCTATGACCGGCTCGATGCGGGACTCGCCCAGGCAATCGCGCAAGGGGACCGCGTGTTGTTGCTGGTCACCGGAAAGCCGCCGCGCCCCGAGTCGGAGCGGCCGCACGCCCGCGGTGCAATTCGCGCTGCCGTGGGGGACTGGTTGGCGGCATCGCGGCATTCGGACAAAATTGCCGCAGTACGTCAGGCGCATCCGCGCCATGGCGGCGCAGGCGCGCTGTACATTGTCCTGCGGCGGCCCCGGACTTCGTAG
- a CDS encoding EAL domain-containing protein translates to MGRGVASAAALAACLLVGAAWAAGATLNVLGIAVALAVPLVVLIVLAVLVLLQPRRNAVLTAAVDRLHAAALGDLESPLPTALAQGAPRLAESIDELFLKLRGNLESVHRLAMFDTVTGLANRPHFRRSAERMLEDAHEEARAVLFFIDLDRFKTVNDTLGHAVGDMLLGMVANRLRAVGDQCAAFNHGETPLIGRLAGDEFTLFFADLPDPHARARVGEKVLEALCAPFDLAGQQVCIGASVGLALYPDHGVTLHELMGAADAAMYQAKTQGRGRVETFSDGLAAQMIARARLETELRAAIEHDEFALVFQPQVSANTGAIVGAEALLRWQHPDGTKLPGSFLQRAEETGLIVEIGDWVVATVANTIARWARLGIEQRLAVNVSQRQIDHASFFRHLRAAMLAAQAPARLLELEISETLAMHCSEDVLRAIATLRSAGATVAVDDFGTGYSNLARLRRLPIDRVKLDRCVVEHVAVNPEARAVAQAVIGLVHGIGCEAVAEGIESEAQAAVLRVIGCDVLQGYAIGAPMGEADFLAWVQDMAPRRATA, encoded by the coding sequence ATGGGGAGGGGAGTGGCAAGCGCCGCTGCGCTTGCAGCCTGCCTGCTCGTCGGTGCGGCATGGGCGGCCGGCGCGACGCTGAACGTGCTGGGCATCGCGGTCGCGCTGGCCGTGCCGCTGGTCGTTCTTATCGTTCTCGCCGTACTGGTGCTGCTCCAGCCGCGCCGCAACGCCGTACTGACCGCCGCGGTCGATCGGCTGCATGCCGCTGCGCTGGGCGACCTGGAAAGTCCGCTGCCGACGGCGCTGGCGCAAGGCGCCCCGCGCCTCGCCGAATCGATCGACGAGCTGTTCCTCAAGCTGCGCGGCAATCTGGAGAGCGTGCACCGGCTCGCCATGTTCGACACGGTGACCGGCCTCGCCAACCGCCCGCATTTCCGCCGCAGCGCCGAGCGGATGCTCGAAGACGCGCACGAGGAAGCCCGCGCGGTGCTGTTCTTCATCGATCTCGATCGTTTCAAGACGGTCAACGATACGCTGGGCCATGCGGTGGGTGACATGCTGCTCGGCATGGTCGCCAACCGCCTGCGTGCCGTGGGCGACCAGTGCGCCGCGTTCAACCATGGCGAGACGCCGCTCATCGGCCGCCTTGCCGGCGATGAGTTCACGCTGTTCTTCGCCGATCTGCCCGATCCGCACGCGCGTGCGCGGGTGGGCGAAAAGGTGCTGGAAGCGCTGTGCGCGCCGTTCGACCTTGCTGGCCAGCAGGTCTGCATCGGGGCATCGGTCGGGCTGGCGCTCTATCCCGATCACGGGGTAACGCTGCACGAGCTGATGGGGGCGGCGGACGCCGCGATGTACCAGGCCAAGACCCAAGGTCGCGGCCGCGTCGAGACGTTCAGCGACGGACTCGCCGCGCAGATGATCGCGCGCGCCCGGCTGGAGACCGAGCTTCGCGCCGCGATCGAGCATGACGAGTTCGCGCTGGTGTTCCAGCCGCAGGTCTCCGCGAACACCGGTGCGATTGTCGGCGCCGAGGCGCTGCTGCGTTGGCAGCATCCCGACGGCACCAAGCTGCCGGGCTCGTTCCTGCAGCGCGCCGAGGAGACCGGGCTGATCGTCGAGATCGGCGACTGGGTGGTGGCGACGGTGGCGAACACCATCGCGCGCTGGGCCCGGCTGGGCATCGAGCAGCGGCTGGCGGTGAACGTCAGCCAGCGCCAGATCGACCATGCCAGCTTCTTCCGCCATCTGCGGGCGGCGATGCTCGCGGCGCAGGCGCCAGCACGGCTGCTCGAGCTGGAGATCAGCGAGACACTGGCGATGCACTGCTCGGAAGACGTGCTGCGCGCGATCGCGACGCTGCGCTCGGCCGGGGCGACGGTGGCGGTCGACGATTTCGGCACGGGCTATTCGAATCTGGCGCGGCTGCGGCGGCTGCCGATCGACCGGGTGAAGCTCGATCGCTGCGTGGTCGAGCATGTCGCGGTCAACCCGGAAGCGCGCGCGGTAGCGCAGGCGGTGATCGGGCTCGTCCACGGCATCGGCTGCGAAGCGGTCGCCGAGGGCATCGAGAGCGAGGCCCAGGCCGCGGTCCTGCGGGTGATCGGCTGCGACGTGCTGCAGGGCTATGCGATCGGCGCGCCGATGGGCGAGGCGGACTTCCTCGCCTGGGTGCAGGACATGGCGCCGCGCCGCGCTACCGCCTGA
- a CDS encoding Tim44/TimA family putative adaptor protein: MFYVILFAMVAGFLALRLYAVLGKRTGHEQPLPKPAEERVAAPPVTRTIEALPELRDSANRAIDSSAETGLRAVVSADSSFDVAKFLEGAKSAYRMVLEAFWKGDEETLRFLVDDEVRAAFEQAIAQRKVTGEVLDNRLVAIERATISEAGVENKVARVTVRFDADIVALTRDAEGNVIAGSLSDAVTTHDVWTFARKLRSDDPNWKLVETDEA, encoded by the coding sequence GTGTTCTACGTCATTCTGTTCGCGATGGTGGCCGGCTTTTTGGCACTTCGGCTGTATGCGGTACTCGGCAAGCGTACCGGGCATGAGCAGCCGCTTCCCAAGCCTGCCGAAGAGCGCGTCGCTGCGCCGCCCGTGACGCGGACGATCGAGGCGCTTCCCGAGCTCCGCGACTCGGCGAATCGTGCGATCGACTCCAGCGCAGAAACCGGTCTTCGCGCTGTCGTTTCGGCCGATTCGAGCTTCGACGTCGCCAAGTTCCTGGAAGGCGCGAAGTCTGCCTATCGCATGGTGCTCGAAGCCTTTTGGAAGGGCGACGAGGAAACGCTTCGCTTCCTGGTCGACGACGAGGTGCGCGCTGCGTTCGAGCAGGCGATCGCCCAGCGCAAGGTGACCGGCGAAGTTCTCGACAACCGTCTCGTTGCGATCGAGCGCGCGACCATTTCCGAAGCGGGCGTCGAGAACAAGGTGGCGCGCGTCACCGTGCGCTTCGATGCCGATATCGTCGCGCTGACCCGCGATGCCGAGGGCAATGTGATCGCCGGCTCGCTGAGCGATGCGGTGACCACGCACGACGTCTGGACCTTCGCGCGCAAGCTGCGCAGCGACGATCCGAACTGGAAGCTGGTCGAGACCGACGAAGCCTGA
- a CDS encoding MltA domain-containing protein, with translation MRIIGGLALAGLLGACSSSIVPPEAGTRPAPARPAPTRPEPAPERPRPGTALPETPSNLPARQPTAATPLPAMPAAPVATGATSAAMAGLVAGPAIGTLPITSDNARRALAAFKLSCPGLLRRTDSSGLTIGTDWTNACAAAASWSGDAASFFTQWFETVQVGNGAAFATGYYEPEIAGVRARRSGYDVPVYGVPDNLIEVDLGLFSDPLKGKKIRGRVDGRQFVPYYDRTQIEQGALEGHAPVVAWAADSIEMFFLQVQGSGRLKGPDGQVLRIGYAGQNGRDYTGIGKLMKDRGLLGPGQTSMQGIVAWLRANPEQGRAIMRENKSFVFFKELDGAGPLGAMGYPVAGWTSVAADPKFIPLGAPLFLSMDRTDASGLWVAQDTGGAIKGANRIDTFWGAGDDARAIAGGMAARGTAWLLLPKGTLARLTAAQPPVQQPMTPQPATPQP, from the coding sequence ATGCGTATTATCGGGGGATTGGCGCTCGCGGGCTTGCTCGGCGCATGTTCGAGCAGCATCGTTCCCCCTGAGGCGGGCACGCGGCCCGCGCCGGCGCGCCCGGCACCCACACGACCGGAACCCGCGCCGGAGCGCCCGCGCCCCGGCACGGCGCTTCCCGAGACGCCCTCGAATCTCCCCGCGCGTCAGCCGACCGCCGCCACGCCGCTGCCCGCAATGCCGGCCGCGCCCGTCGCCACCGGCGCGACTAGTGCGGCGATGGCAGGGCTGGTCGCCGGGCCCGCGATCGGAACGCTGCCGATCACGTCCGACAATGCCAGGCGCGCGCTCGCGGCGTTCAAGCTGAGCTGCCCCGGATTGCTGCGCCGCACCGATTCCTCGGGCCTCACCATCGGCACCGACTGGACCAATGCCTGCGCCGCCGCCGCGAGCTGGTCGGGCGATGCCGCGTCCTTCTTCACCCAATGGTTCGAGACGGTGCAGGTCGGCAACGGCGCCGCCTTCGCCACCGGTTATTACGAGCCCGAGATCGCCGGCGTGCGGGCGCGGCGTTCGGGCTATGACGTGCCGGTGTACGGCGTCCCCGACAATCTGATCGAGGTCGATCTCGGGCTGTTCTCCGATCCCTTGAAGGGCAAGAAGATCCGCGGCCGCGTCGATGGTCGCCAGTTCGTCCCCTATTACGACCGTACCCAGATCGAGCAGGGCGCGCTCGAAGGCCACGCCCCCGTGGTCGCCTGGGCGGCCGATTCGATCGAGATGTTCTTCCTGCAGGTGCAGGGCTCGGGTCGGCTCAAGGGGCCCGACGGGCAGGTGCTGCGCATCGGCTATGCCGGGCAGAACGGCCGCGACTATACAGGCATCGGCAAGCTGATGAAGGATCGCGGGCTGCTCGGCCCGGGGCAGACCTCGATGCAGGGCATCGTCGCCTGGCTGCGCGCGAACCCCGAGCAGGGCCGCGCGATCATGCGCGAGAACAAGAGCTTCGTCTTCTTCAAGGAACTGGATGGCGCAGGCCCGCTGGGCGCGATGGGCTATCCCGTCGCCGGCTGGACCAGCGTGGCGGCGGATCCCAAGTTCATTCCGCTCGGCGCGCCGCTGTTCCTCTCGATGGATCGCACCGATGCGAGCGGCCTCTGGGTGGCGCAGGATACCGGTGGCGCGATCAAGGGCGCGAATCGGATCGACACCTTCTGGGGCGCGGGTGACGACGCCCGCGCGATCGCCGGCGGCATGGCCGCGCGCGGCACCGCCTGGCTGCTGCTTCCCAAGGGCACGCTCGCTCGGCTGACTGCAGCCCAGCCGCCCGTGCAGCAGCCGATGACGCCTCAGCCCGCGACTCCCCAGCCATGA
- the secB gene encoding protein-export chaperone SecB codes for MAENDTYAGMGVEGGADDAPQAGVLSQYVKDLSFENPNAPAIYQQQTPPAIDVQFNIGSNKVGDDVYEVALKIEVRAQAGEQVAFIVDLTYAGLFALRNIPQEALDPFLLGEAPRILFPFARRVLADQVRDGGFPPLMLEPIDFAGIYMQQRAQQEGAIGFEEAGHA; via the coding sequence ATGGCCGAGAACGACACCTACGCCGGCATGGGCGTTGAAGGCGGCGCGGACGATGCGCCCCAGGCGGGCGTGCTCTCGCAATATGTGAAGGACCTGTCGTTCGAGAATCCGAACGCACCGGCGATCTACCAGCAGCAGACGCCGCCGGCGATCGACGTGCAGTTCAACATCGGCTCGAACAAGGTCGGTGACGACGTGTACGAAGTCGCGCTGAAGATCGAAGTCCGCGCCCAGGCCGGCGAGCAGGTCGCGTTCATCGTCGACCTCACCTATGCGGGCCTGTTCGCGCTCCGCAACATCCCGCAGGAAGCGCTCGATCCGTTCCTGCTCGGCGAAGCGCCGCGCATCCTGTTCCCGTTCGCGCGCCGCGTGCTGGCCGACCAGGTCCGCGACGGCGGCTTCCCGCCGCTGATGCTGGAGCCGATCGACTTCGCCGGCATCTACATGCAGCAGCGCGCCCAGCAGGAAGGCGCGATCGGCTTCGAAGAAGCCGGCCACGCCTGA
- the murJ gene encoding murein biosynthesis integral membrane protein MurJ has product MKLVRSLGSVGGLTLASRVLALVRDSLQARYVGANFASDAFLVAFRLPNMFRAFFAEGAFASAFIPMFNRKLGVNGERGAAYDFAERTLSVLFVILLVLTLVALAAAWPLTTMLSGGFEKQHPTPDQFAFAVQLSRITIPYLMLICLASLLGGILNSLDKFWVNAAAPILLNIAMVTGLFFFHGTPEETARVQAIAVPLGGLLQLGWLALACRASGVSLRPRLPRIDDDVRRLMKLILPAAIGAGAVQLNLVISTALSGYLLNEGSISYIYYADRLNQLPLGMIGIGLGTILLPTISRLLGAGKEAEAMETQNRGMELALFLTLPAMVALIVSAEPIVRGLFQYGHFTPEDTVKCAWALAGFSIGLPSYILVKVLTPGFYARQDTKTPVRLAMISVAVNIAANLALIPLIAHLGPPLATALSSTVNVTMLYLTLRKRGHFTVDAQLARRVPRLALAAILMGVALWAGAGLLDPWLNGRIWERYTGLVILVGAGCAIYVAACFATRAFLLSDIKALVRRRAAR; this is encoded by the coding sequence ATGAAGCTTGTGCGCAGCCTGGGTTCGGTGGGCGGTCTCACGCTCGCCAGTCGCGTCCTCGCGCTGGTCCGCGATTCGCTCCAGGCGCGCTATGTCGGCGCCAATTTCGCGTCGGACGCCTTTCTCGTCGCGTTCCGCCTGCCCAACATGTTCCGCGCCTTCTTCGCCGAGGGCGCCTTCGCATCGGCGTTCATCCCGATGTTCAACCGCAAGCTGGGCGTCAACGGCGAGCGCGGCGCGGCCTACGACTTCGCCGAGCGCACCCTCTCCGTGCTGTTCGTCATCCTACTGGTGCTGACGCTAGTGGCGCTCGCCGCCGCCTGGCCGCTCACCACCATGTTGTCCGGCGGATTCGAGAAGCAGCATCCCACGCCCGACCAGTTCGCCTTCGCGGTGCAGCTGTCGCGGATCACCATTCCCTATCTGATGCTGATCTGCCTCGCCTCGCTGCTGGGCGGCATCCTCAACTCGCTCGACAAATTCTGGGTCAACGCCGCGGCACCGATCCTGCTCAACATCGCGATGGTGACCGGGCTGTTCTTCTTCCACGGCACGCCGGAGGAGACCGCACGGGTCCAGGCGATCGCGGTGCCGCTGGGCGGGCTGCTCCAGCTCGGCTGGCTCGCGCTCGCCTGCCGCGCGTCGGGCGTCTCGCTGCGCCCCCGCCTGCCGCGGATCGACGACGACGTGCGCCGCCTGATGAAGCTGATCCTGCCCGCGGCGATCGGCGCGGGGGCGGTGCAGCTGAACCTCGTCATCTCGACGGCGCTGTCCGGCTATCTGCTCAACGAGGGCTCGATCTCGTACATCTACTATGCCGATCGGCTGAACCAGCTGCCGCTGGGGATGATCGGCATCGGCCTTGGCACCATCCTCCTCCCCACCATCTCGCGGCTGCTGGGCGCGGGCAAGGAGGCCGAGGCAATGGAGACGCAGAACCGCGGCATGGAGCTGGCGCTGTTCCTCACCCTCCCCGCGATGGTCGCGCTGATCGTCTCGGCAGAGCCGATCGTGCGCGGGCTGTTCCAATATGGCCACTTCACGCCGGAGGACACGGTGAAATGCGCCTGGGCGCTGGCCGGCTTCTCGATCGGCCTGCCCTCTTACATCCTGGTCAAGGTACTGACCCCCGGCTTCTACGCCCGGCAGGACACGAAAACGCCAGTGCGGCTGGCGATGATTTCGGTCGCGGTGAACATCGCCGCCAATCTCGCGCTGATCCCGCTGATCGCGCATCTGGGTCCGCCGCTCGCGACGGCGCTGTCCTCCACCGTCAACGTGACGATGCTGTACCTCACGCTGCGCAAGCGGGGGCATTTCACCGTGGACGCGCAGCTTGCACGGCGGGTGCCGCGGCTCGCGCTCGCCGCGATCCTGATGGGCGTCGCGCTCTGGGCGGGGGCCGGACTACTCGACCCCTGGCTCAACGGCCGGATCTGGGAGCGCTACACGGGTCTCGTGATCCTCGTCGGCGCCGGCTGCGCGATCTATGTCGCCGCCTGCTTCGCCACCCGCGCCTTCCTGCTCTCGGACATCAAGGCGCTGGTCCGCCGCCGCGCCGCGCGCTAG